In a single window of the Podospora pseudocomata strain CBS 415.72m chromosome 2 map unlocalized CBS415.72m_2, whole genome shotgun sequence genome:
- the CDC15 gene encoding Protein kinase of the Mitotic Exit Network (EggNog:ENOG503NU2U; COG:T) has translation MAPPPPPPPPIGTSGSDRAAAAYHQGGGNGGKLQQQQQQQAVVGSSKTPGTPRREQSYRLEKPVQDPGLKDYRLGDCIGKGAFGSVYKAFNWGTGEAVAVKQIKLVDVPKSELRMVEVEIDLLKNLNHPNIVKYVGFVKTAECLNIILEYCENGSLHSICKAYGKFPENLVGVYMAQVLQGLQYLHDQGVIHRDIKGANILTTKDGTVKLADFGVSTSQFMTGNDKEAQVVGTPYWMAPEIIQLSGATSASDIWSVGCTVIELLQGKPPYHNLAAMPALFAIVNDDHPPLPEGVSPVARDFLMACFQKDPNLRVTAKKLMKHPWIIGCRRTDAPVSRPPANFNQAVEEVKQWNKALRSSEHNMRVSIGSDQSNGPISQRPNLATNIRGPLTLVTKQRPTPDAFRSPEVPDDDNWDNDFASAISPTALHLPHIKGQDNFGGLLSSDRLKAFASIDSHQDSENWDDNFEGELLTIKGPKHWSESFDAQEQTIRPLPKKSSDRLSEKHRRQRSRDSRVSKSPTKQQLLGNNGKFELPPRPDLLYREQSGDNDYSDLFADNEGVFDRRLGVVKEAPQLFHPSDLTSPPPRSATQHQQSPLGASIRRPNSSRPPATTGSSLQPPEPPVRRTRSQVEITKFAEDEQDEDFSDIFGVVPGTDNATSFLKNEATAEESDRGSEDGQQQQQQLVLSKLSNSSWLGDDDGDEDDPFAMMEEPGWMDEMDLAANIARDRHARMAEKVESLVKSLSKMRQVEDEEVLGELAEDLLAYLWEGGEEVKGLIMGAHGLLPILEILEGCGVKSRGGMVLGLLRIVNAIILDDVELQENLCFVGGIPIVTKFAARQYSNEIRLEAAAFVRQMYQTSTLTLQMFVSAGGLNVLVEFLDEDYETSQDLVLIGVNGIWNVFELQGPTPKNDFCRIFSRSKILDPLAAILHKVLDEERGDELSELVEGRIVGIFYLFSQAEAYVKEVVAERQVLKTVLKDLRRMTPAHQITMLKFIKNMSQCSAVLDALHSADAIDFLIDVLSLSMKKGQKHFREISNQVLNTMFNLCRLSKERQEYAASNGIIPLLLKIMKTDRPPKEFVLPILCDMAHSGSKGRRYLWQNHGLEFYVTLLADQYWQVTALDAIHVWLQEETAKVESHLMDGMFMTAIVSCFNPARANAFDPNLLEPLLKVLRLSPAVAASLAKAEMYAGIAQKLGHKKAVVRLNLLRLVRNIMDGCEAHNLSMSSNSSSNTGKQLRALFDDIQGLADKDPAVLVRNLAGELVRAHFGNDLQHEALALSGLGLGNSVQGSMGGSVGGAGVGAGRSRSGPRRNTSYTPPGGLHLSGSGGGPHTPTGHRASQSSSSAAAYIEVANSTPKRTVVGLAQDREAALFRPRSREGAVAATSIPRRVSQDATAAGLAMSPSSGSGVKSRLPRTSHSHFTRPSLSTAASMPITAMRAERSDSSLSSREHVMGRLRSGSSISITGASQYSASPTSSSFLSATGFNLVNPSSSNRPSSSSAAFGHQARRDSHSQSRSYFSQSARQDSSSSERFSQSARQDGADRLGERLERIERERDASGGSGSTSLSTGSSGTTATTATSGQSGNKVRRARAPSSISRMESVSDVNLPAGGRDGGDNKGRWP, from the exons GTGAGCTGCGTATGGTTGAG GTTGAAATCGATTTGTTGAAGAATCTTAAT CATCCGAATATCGTCAAGTATGTCGGGTTTGTCAAGACGGCCGAGTGCTTGAATATCATCCTTGA GTACTGCGAAAATGGATCACTGCATTCGATTTGCAAGGCGTACGGAAAGTTTCCCGAGAACTTGGTGGGAGTGTACATGGCTCAGGTCCTACAGGGCTTGCAGTATCTGCACGACCAGGGTGTGATTCACAGGGACATCAAGGGGGCGAATATACTGACGACCAAGGATGGGACGGTCAAGCTGGCCGACTTTGGCGTTTCGACGAGCCAGTTCATGACGGGGAACGACAAGGAGGCTCAGGTGGTGGGGACCCCGTACTGGATGGCGCCAGAGATTATTCAGCTGTCGGGTGCGACGTCGGCGAGCGATATCTGGAGCGTCGGGTGTACGGTTATTGAGCTGCTGCAGGGGAAGCCGCCGTATCATAACTTGGCGGCTATGCCGGCGCTGTTTGCCATTGTTAATGATGATCACCCTCCTTTGCCTGAGGGGGTGTCTCCG GTTGCGAGGGACTTTCTTATGGCTTGTTTTCAGAAAGATCCGAATCTGAGGGTTACGGCGAAGAAGCTGATGAAGCACCCGTGGATTATTGGGTGCAGGAGGACGGACGCTCCGGTGTCGAGACCACCTGCCAACTTCAACCaggcggttgaggaggttaAGCAGTGGAATAAGGCTCTCAGGTCTTCGGAGCACAACATGAGAGTCTCGATTGGGTCTGATCAGAGCAACGGCCCGATCAGCCAGCGGCCGAACCTGGCTACGAATATCAGGGGCCCCTTGACGCTGGTGACGAAGCAGAGACCTACTCCCGATGCGTTCAGATCACCAGAGGtacccgacgacgacaactgGGACAACGACTTTGCGTCTGCTATCTCGCCCACGGCTCTTCACCTCCCGCATATCAAGGGGCAGGATAactttggggggttgttgtccAGCGACCGGCTCAAGGCGTTTGCTTCTATTGACAGCCACCAGGACTCGGAAAACTGGGATGATAACTTTGAGGGGGAGCTGCTGACGATCAAAGGGCCAAAGCACTGGTCTGAAAGCTTTGATGCGCAGGAGCAGACGATACGGCCGCTGCCGAAGAAGAGCAGTGACCGGTTGAGTGAGAAGCATCGGAGGCAGAGGAGCAGGGATAGCAGGGTGTCAAAGTCACCGACGAAACAGCAGTTGTTGGGGAACAACGGCAAGTTTGAGCTACCGCCGAGGCCAGATTTGCTGTATCGGGAGCAGTCGGGGGACAATGATTATTCCGATTTGTTTGCGGATAACGAGGGGGTTTTTGACAGGAGATTGGGGGTTGTCAAG GAAGCTCCACAGCTGTTCCACCCCTCGGATCTCACCAGTCCTCCACCGAGATCGGCcactcaacaccagcaatCTCCCTTGGGGGCTAGCATAAGGAGACCTAACTCCTCGAGACCGCCAGCAACGACGGGGTCGTCGTTACAGCCGCCTGAACCGCCTGTTCGAAGGACGAGATCACAAGTGGAGATTACAAAGTTCGCCGAGGACGAGCAGGACGAGGATTTCTCGGATATATTTGGCGTTGTCCCGGGGACTGATAACGCGACGTCTTTCTTGAAGAACGAGGCGACGGCTGAAGAAAGTGATAGGGGGAGTGAAGatggtcagcagcagcagcagcagctggtgCTGAGTAAGCTGTCGAATAGCAGCTGGCTtggggacgacgacggggacgaggacgatCCGTTTGCCATGATGGAGGAGCCGGGGTGGATGGACGAGATGGATTTGGCGGCGAATATTGCGAGAGATCGACATGCTAGGATGGcggagaaggtggagagTTTGGTGAAGAGTTTGTCCAAGATGAGGCaggtggaagatgaggaggtgttgggggagctggCCGAGGATTTGCTGGCGTatttgtgggaggggggggaggaggtgaaggggctGATCATGGGGGCGCATGGGCTGCTGCCGATATTGgagattttggaggggtgTGGGGTTAAGAGTCGGGGGGgcatggtgttggggttgttgaggattGTTAATGCG ATTatccttgatgatgtggaGTTGCAAGAGAACTTGTGCTTCGTCGGTGGGATACCGATCGTCACCAAGTTTGCCGCCAGACAATACTCGAATGAGATTCGGCTCGAGGCTGCGGCGTTTGTGAGGCAGATGTATCAGACTTCTACCCTGACATTGCAAATGTTTGTCAGCGCGGGCGGGTTGAATGTCTTGGTGGAGTTTCTGGACGAGGACTATGAGACGAGTCAGGATCTGGTGCTGATTGGGGTGAATGGCATATGGAATGTGTTTGAGCTGCAGGGGCCGACGCCGAAGAATGATTTCTGCCGGATTTTCAGCAGGAGCAAGATTTTGGATCCGCTGGCAGCGATATTGCACAAGGTGCTGGACGAGGAGCGGGGGGATGAGCTGAgcgagttggtggaggggaggattgTGGGGATTTTTTATCTGTTTTCCCAGGCGGAGGCGTATGTGAAGGAGGTTGTGGCTGAGAGGCAGGTTTTGAAGA CGGTCCTCAAGGATCTGAGACGGATGACACCAGCACATCAGATCACGATGCTCAAGTTCATCAAGAACATGTCGCAGTGCTCTGCGGTTTTGGATGCACTTCACTCGGCCGATGCGATTGATTTCTTGATTGATGTGCTGAGTCTctcgatgaagaagggaCAGAAGCACTTCCGCGAGATCTCGAACCAAGTCCTCAACACCATGTTCAATCTTTGTCGACTAAGCAAAGAACGCCAAGAATATGCCGCCAGCAATGGGATTATTCCGCTACTCCTCAAAATCATGAAGACGGACCGCCCACCAAAGGAGTTTGTCCTGCCTATTCTCTGCGATATGGCACATTCCGGCagcaaggggaggaggtatcTCTGGCAGAATCACGGATTGGAGTTTTACGTTACCCTGCTAGCTGATCAGTACTGGCAAGTCACGGCGCTGGATGCGATCCATGTCTGGCtgcaggaggagacggccAAGGTGGAGAGCCACTTGATGGATGGTATGTTTATGACGGCTATTGTGAGCTGTTTTAACCCTGCCAGGGCGAATGCTTTTGATCCGAACCTTTTGGAGCCGTTGCTCAAAGTCTTGAGGCTGAGTCCTGCCGTGGCGGCGAGTCTGGCCAAGGCGGAGATGTACGCCGGGATTGCCCAGAAGCTGGGGCATAagaaggcggtggtgaggctgaATCTGCTGAGGCTGGTGAGGAATATTATGGATGGGTGCGAGGCGCATAATTTGAGTATGTCGTCCAACAGCTCGTCCAACACGGGGAAGCAGTTGAGAGCGTTGTTTGATGATATTCAGGGGTTGGCGGATAAGGACCCGGCGGTGCTGGTTAGGAATTTGGCTGGGGAGCTGGTGAGGGCTCACTTTGGCAATGACCTGCAGCATGAGGCGCTGGCGTTgagtgggttggggttggggaacAGTGTTCAGGGGTCGATGGGGGGGTCGGTAGGAGGAGCGGGGGTGGGTGcggggaggagcaggagtgggccgaggaggaataCCAGTTATACGCCGCCTGGGGGCTTGCACTTGagcggtagtggtggtgggccgCATACACCGACGGGGCATCGGGCTAGCCAGTCGAGCTCGAGTGCGGCGGCTTACATCGAGGTTGCGAATAGTACGCCGAagaggacggtggtggggttggcgCAGGATAGGGAGGCGGCGTTGTTTCGGCCGAGGAGTAGAGAAGGGGCCGTGGCGGCGACGAGCATACCTAGGAGGGTGAGCCAAGATGCCACGGCGGCCGGGTTGGCGATGAGTCCGTCTTCTGGGTCGGGGGTGAAGAGTCggttgccgaggacgagCCATTCGCATTTTACACGGCCGAGCTTGTCGACTGCGGCGTCGATGCCTATTACCGCTATGAGGGCAGAGAGGAGTGATTCTTCTCTTAGCAGTCGGGAGCACGTCATGGGCCGGTTACGATCTGGATCGTCGATCTCCATCACGGGAGCGTCGCAGTACTCTGCCAGCCCGACAAGCTCTAGCTTTTTATCAGCAACGGGTTTCAATCTTGTGAACCCGAGCAGTTCCAACAGACCGAGCAGTAGCTCTGCCGCGTTTGGGCACCAAGCCAGAAGGGATAGTCACTCCCAGAGCCGGAGTTATTTTAGCCAGAGTGCCCGgcaagacagcagcagcagtgagAGGTTCAGCCAGTCTGCGAGGCAGGACGGTGCTGATAGGTTAGGGGAGAGGCTGGAAAGGATAGAGAGGGAGCGGGATGCCAGTGGGGGGAGCGGATCGACTAGTTTGTCTACTGGGAGCAGCGGGACGACAGCTACGACGGCCACGTCTGGACAGAGCGGGAATAAAGtcaggagggcgagggcgccGAGTTCGATTTCGAGGATGGAGTCGGTTTCGGATGTGAACCTGCCGGCTGGGggacgggatgggggggacAATAAGGGGAGGTGGCCTTAG